Below is a genomic region from Candidatus Zixiibacteriota bacterium.
TGTCCCCATGACGGGAGAAGTGCAGAAACAATAGTCCACCGGCCGATTTATCAACGGCTCCATTCATCTATAAATTATTCAAAGCCGCCTCGGCCTCTTTTTTCAGACTTCCTTTCAGACCGCCCCGGAGCGCTTTTTTGAGATACGTTCTGGCTTCAAAAGCGGACCCCAGTCTCTGGTGATTTATCCCCGCATAAAAATTGATTTCCGGATCATCGGGAGCCAGTTTCAAAGCCTCATCGAATTTGACTTTGGCGATTTTATATTTTTTCAACTCCAGATAGGCCCGACCGACCGTGCAAAAATGCCTGCCATTGGTTTTATCATAAAGAAGTGCCCGATTGGCCAGATTGGCCACCCGGTTGGGATTCTCACCCTTTTCAAGCAGAAGAACCGCAAGATTGCCATAAGCCTTGCCGGCATAGGTATCGAATTTCAGAATGTCTTCATAGACGGCAATGGCGCTGTCCGGTTGGCCCTGCGCTTCCATTAACCGCGCCATTTGGATTCTGGCCTCGGTATTAAGAGTATCAAGAGCCACCCCGAGGCGGATCAGTTCTTCGGCCCGATCCAGATCACCACTACCCAGATAATGTTTTCCCGCCATAGCCAGCGCATAGGAATCATCGGCGTTGTGTTTCAACAGCAGAGAATAGATTTCTTCGATATCCGTCCCTCTTCCCGATTTTACCGCCAGATTGAGAGCGGTGCGGTACCGATCCAGATCTTCGAAGGCCACTTCAATCAGCCTCCGGGAAAATTCATAAGCCGCAACATTCTCCCCCAATGCTTCATATAGCTTGAGCTTTTCCTCGGCCAGAGCCGGCCGGTATGAAACATATTCATCAAAACCGTTCAGGTATTTTAAGGCCGCCGCCGGACCTGATTTCTTTCGGGCGATTGCCATTTCGCCCAAAATGGCGACGGTATTAAGTTTATCCACCCCCAAGACCTCCTGGAATAACTGATGAGCCGTAACCAGCGAATCCATTTTCAGGTACAAAGAACCCATCTGTTCCATATACGAGGGATTTCCGCGGGCCGCCTTCAGGGCTCGCGGGAGAAGTTCCCGCAAACGGTCGATACCGTCAACCATCAGATACAAATAGGCCCCCTCATAAAGAACCCGAAAATCATTGGGCATACTGTCGAGTAAACCATCGGTGGTCGGACCGGCCAGAATAAACCGCCCGTACTGGAAATAAAAATCGAGTAATTTATAGTTCAGATCCATCGAGGCCGTGTTGGGATATCCGCCGCGCGAGCCAATCTGGGCGGCCGTGGAAAAGTATTGCTCCGATCCCAGTCCATCGCCCGCCTTGCGTTTGAAACCGGCAAACCGGCTCAGAACGGTGGGATTCTCGTTATTTTGCGGCAGGATCATTCCATATTCCTGAACAGCATTGTCATAATCCCCTCGGGCTTCTAAAATTTCCGCCCGGAGAAGATGCAGACGATGAGAATTCGGCGCCTTTTCGGCAAAACGATCCAGAATTTTTTTCGCCCGATGCAGATAATTCAGCCCGATATACGCCTCCGCCACATCCAGCAGAAAATATTCATCCCCGGCCCCAAGTTTTTCAGCCCGTTGATAACATAAGGCCGCGGAATCATACAGACCAATTGAATCATAAAAAATACCGGCCTCCAACAATATCGCCGCCGCAAGAGTATCGGTCGAGACTACCCGGGAACACTGCTCAATACCCTCCGGTATTTGATCGTTTCGGGCCAGATATTCGCTCTGTTTTATAAGCAACCGGGGCGCTCGGGGGTTTTCCGCCAGGGCTTTCCTTAAAATACTCTCGGCATCATTCAGTTTCCCGGCCTGTAGCAGAGCCTCGGCCTCAATCGATCGGCCCAAATTCAAATCTCCGCCGTTTTCTTCATATAATGCAATATTAAAAAAAGCCAGTTCCGGCCGCTTTACCCGCAGGCTCAAATCGGTACTCATCAACAACGATGGCAAAAATCGAGGATGCTCGGCCAGAGCTTTGAAATTTTCCCGGATGGCTTCGTAAAGAAAGCCTTCTCTCTCGTAATAATAAGCCAATCCCTGATATGCATAAGGTGTTTCAGGGTAATCTCTTAAGATTGACTGGAAAATTTCCAGGGCCTTGTCCGGATCACCCTGATTCATCCGACTCATACCTTTTTCATATTGCCTCAGGGCGGCCTTGTCCGAATCGGTGCAGGATAGTTGCAGTGCTGTCATAAGTAACAATATGGCAATGACTTTTCGTCTCATATTGACCTCAAATTGATGTTCTTTAACATTGGCATTCAAGATATGTTAATCGCTTCGTAATAGCAAATATTATGCTGATAATAAAATTTGATTGTCATTAATTCCCTCAATCGTATATATTATATATGAATATGATAAAAATGAGTTCGCATAATCTTGTTAAAAAATATAAAAGAAGAGCGGTTGTCAATGGTGTAACGATTGAGGTTAATCCGGGCGAGGTTGTCGGCCTGCTCGGACCCAACGGGGCCGGTAAAACTACCACCTTCTACATGATTATCGGATTTATCCGTCCCAATGCCGGTCAGGTTTATCTCGGAGAAAAAAATATCACGGGGCTTCCGATGTACAAGCGAGCCAGTATGGGAATTGGATATCTGGCCCAGGAGGCCTCGGTCTTCAGAAAATTAACCGTCGAAGAAAATATCCGGGCCATTCTCCAGATGCGCCATTTGCCCCGAAATGAACAAAACCGGCGTTTGGAACAACTACTCGATCAGCTTGACATTTCTCATCTGAGAAAAAGAATAGCTTACTCGCTCTCGGGCGGGGAACGACGGCGGGTTGAAATTACCCGGGTCCTGGTCTCGGAACCGCAGTTTATCCTGCTCGATGAGCCTTTCGCAGGAATCGATCCCATTGCCGTGGAGGATATTCAAAAAATAATTTCGCGTTTGACCGAAAGCGGGCTGGGAGTCTTGATTACCGACCATAATGTGCGCGAGACGCTTTCCATCTGTGACCGGGCCTATATAATGTGCGATGGGAAAATACTAAAATCGGGAACCTCGCAATTTCTCGCCGAGGATCCCGAAGCGCGGAAAATATACCTGGGAGAAAAATTCAAGCTGAACTGAGGTAATTTCTGAACAATCTTTATGAAAATATCGCCAATGAGAGCGGTCAGCAATTAGTTTATCTAAATACAACCGGTTTTTAGACCGATATGAGTATTAGATGATTCACTGTTACTTAATTTGCGGCAACTTGTTTTAAAGCAACGGATTATAAATGAA
It encodes:
- a CDS encoding tetratricopeptide repeat protein encodes the protein MRRKVIAILLLMTALQLSCTDSDKAALRQYEKGMSRMNQGDPDKALEIFQSILRDYPETPYAYQGLAYYYEREGFLYEAIRENFKALAEHPRFLPSLLMSTDLSLRVKRPELAFFNIALYEENGGDLNLGRSIEAEALLQAGKLNDAESILRKALAENPRAPRLLIKQSEYLARNDQIPEGIEQCSRVVSTDTLAAAILLEAGIFYDSIGLYDSAALCYQRAEKLGAGDEYFLLDVAEAYIGLNYLHRAKKILDRFAEKAPNSHRLHLLRAEILEARGDYDNAVQEYGMILPQNNENPTVLSRFAGFKRKAGDGLGSEQYFSTAAQIGSRGGYPNTASMDLNYKLLDFYFQYGRFILAGPTTDGLLDSMPNDFRVLYEGAYLYLMVDGIDRLRELLPRALKAARGNPSYMEQMGSLYLKMDSLVTAHQLFQEVLGVDKLNTVAILGEMAIARKKSGPAAALKYLNGFDEYVSYRPALAEEKLKLYEALGENVAAYEFSRRLIEVAFEDLDRYRTALNLAVKSGRGTDIEEIYSLLLKHNADDSYALAMAGKHYLGSGDLDRAEELIRLGVALDTLNTEARIQMARLMEAQGQPDSAIAVYEDILKFDTYAGKAYGNLAVLLLEKGENPNRVANLANRALLYDKTNGRHFCTVGRAYLELKKYKIAKVKFDEALKLAPDDPEINFYAGINHQRLGSAFEARTYLKKALRGGLKGSLKKEAEAALNNL
- the lptB gene encoding LPS export ABC transporter ATP-binding protein, whose translation is MIKMSSHNLVKKYKRRAVVNGVTIEVNPGEVVGLLGPNGAGKTTTFYMIIGFIRPNAGQVYLGEKNITGLPMYKRASMGIGYLAQEASVFRKLTVEENIRAILQMRHLPRNEQNRRLEQLLDQLDISHLRKRIAYSLSGGERRRVEITRVLVSEPQFILLDEPFAGIDPIAVEDIQKIISRLTESGLGVLITDHNVRETLSICDRAYIMCDGKILKSGTSQFLAEDPEARKIYLGEKFKLN